The following are encoded together in the Silurus meridionalis isolate SWU-2019-XX chromosome 2, ASM1480568v1, whole genome shotgun sequence genome:
- the hemgn gene encoding uncharacterized protein hemgn isoform X1, producing the protein MEETFEEKVLMEVKVPDDEQAGIGRRLRDRDLLRKRKAEAEERATNQWVYGAQSSKRAKRETNNVSRKKGRPRKNVPVKEQQPEMPEVQDVGEIDTPSHADEMITAPHPAPVPDPVSAPISDSIPAQDTALDLPRMPALVPVPIPLSAPDVTPSEMKPSSEALLQEVLIEDLGPDEDEDKAVSEDKLIIDQGVEEPSAIDVAEQTKVFSDTVLASPESESLPGNLI; encoded by the exons ATGGAGGAGACGTTCGAGGAGAAAGTTCTTATGGAAGTGAAAGTCCCAGACGATGAACAAG CAGGGATCGGACGCCGGCTCCGGGATCGAGATCTGCTGAGGAAGAGGAAAGCTGAAGCGGAGGAGCGAGCGACTAACCAGTGGGTTTATGG AGCTCAGAGCAGTAAGCGAGCAAAGCGAGAGACAAACAATGTTTCGAGGAAGAAAGGCAGACCGAGGAAGAACGTCCCTGTAAAGGAACAACAGCCAGAAATGCCTGAAGTTCAAGATGTGGGTGAAATAGATACACCCAGCCATGCAGATGAGATGATTACTGCTCCCCatcctgctcctgttcctgaTCCAGTTTCTGCTCCGATTTCTGACTCGATTCCTGCCCAAGACACGGCTCTGGATCTTCCTCGGATGCCTGCTCTGGTTCCTGTCCCTATCCCTCTTTCTGCTCCTGATGTGACTCCATCAGAGATGAAACCCAGCAGTGAAGCTCTTCTTCAAGAGGTTTTGATTGAAGATCTCGGCCCTGATGAGGATGAAGACAAAGCAGTGTCTGAAGATAAACTTATAATCGATCAAG GTGTTGAAGAACCATCAGCCATCGATGTCGCTGAACAGACTAAAGTCTTCTCAGATACAGTGTTAGCGTCACCAGAGTCTGAATCTCTACCTGGAAACTTAATCTAG
- the hemgn gene encoding titin isoform X4, with the protein MEETFEEKVLMEVKVPDDEQGIGRRLRDRDLLRKRKAEAEERATNQAQSSKRAKRETNNVSRKKGRPRKNVPVKEQQPEMPEVQDVGEIDTPSHADEMITAPHPAPVPDPVSAPISDSIPAQDTALDLPRMPALVPVPIPLSAPDVTPSEMKPSSEALLQEVLIEDLGPDEDEDKAVSEDKLIIDQGVEEPSAIDVAEQTKVFSDTVLASPESESLPGNLI; encoded by the exons ATGGAGGAGACGTTCGAGGAGAAAGTTCTTATGGAAGTGAAAGTCCCAGACGATGAACAAG GGATCGGACGCCGGCTCCGGGATCGAGATCTGCTGAGGAAGAGGAAAGCTGAAGCGGAGGAGCGAGCGACTAACCA AGCTCAGAGCAGTAAGCGAGCAAAGCGAGAGACAAACAATGTTTCGAGGAAGAAAGGCAGACCGAGGAAGAACGTCCCTGTAAAGGAACAACAGCCAGAAATGCCTGAAGTTCAAGATGTGGGTGAAATAGATACACCCAGCCATGCAGATGAGATGATTACTGCTCCCCatcctgctcctgttcctgaTCCAGTTTCTGCTCCGATTTCTGACTCGATTCCTGCCCAAGACACGGCTCTGGATCTTCCTCGGATGCCTGCTCTGGTTCCTGTCCCTATCCCTCTTTCTGCTCCTGATGTGACTCCATCAGAGATGAAACCCAGCAGTGAAGCTCTTCTTCAAGAGGTTTTGATTGAAGATCTCGGCCCTGATGAGGATGAAGACAAAGCAGTGTCTGAAGATAAACTTATAATCGATCAAG GTGTTGAAGAACCATCAGCCATCGATGTCGCTGAACAGACTAAAGTCTTCTCAGATACAGTGTTAGCGTCACCAGAGTCTGAATCTCTACCTGGAAACTTAATCTAG
- the hemgn gene encoding titin isoform X3, with product MEETFEEKVLMEVKVPDDEQAGIGRRLRDRDLLRKRKAEAEERATNQAQSSKRAKRETNNVSRKKGRPRKNVPVKEQQPEMPEVQDVGEIDTPSHADEMITAPHPAPVPDPVSAPISDSIPAQDTALDLPRMPALVPVPIPLSAPDVTPSEMKPSSEALLQEVLIEDLGPDEDEDKAVSEDKLIIDQGVEEPSAIDVAEQTKVFSDTVLASPESESLPGNLI from the exons ATGGAGGAGACGTTCGAGGAGAAAGTTCTTATGGAAGTGAAAGTCCCAGACGATGAACAAG CAGGGATCGGACGCCGGCTCCGGGATCGAGATCTGCTGAGGAAGAGGAAAGCTGAAGCGGAGGAGCGAGCGACTAACCA AGCTCAGAGCAGTAAGCGAGCAAAGCGAGAGACAAACAATGTTTCGAGGAAGAAAGGCAGACCGAGGAAGAACGTCCCTGTAAAGGAACAACAGCCAGAAATGCCTGAAGTTCAAGATGTGGGTGAAATAGATACACCCAGCCATGCAGATGAGATGATTACTGCTCCCCatcctgctcctgttcctgaTCCAGTTTCTGCTCCGATTTCTGACTCGATTCCTGCCCAAGACACGGCTCTGGATCTTCCTCGGATGCCTGCTCTGGTTCCTGTCCCTATCCCTCTTTCTGCTCCTGATGTGACTCCATCAGAGATGAAACCCAGCAGTGAAGCTCTTCTTCAAGAGGTTTTGATTGAAGATCTCGGCCCTGATGAGGATGAAGACAAAGCAGTGTCTGAAGATAAACTTATAATCGATCAAG GTGTTGAAGAACCATCAGCCATCGATGTCGCTGAACAGACTAAAGTCTTCTCAGATACAGTGTTAGCGTCACCAGAGTCTGAATCTCTACCTGGAAACTTAATCTAG
- the hemgn gene encoding uncharacterized protein hemgn isoform X2, whose product MEETFEEKVLMEVKVPDDEQGIGRRLRDRDLLRKRKAEAEERATNQWVYGAQSSKRAKRETNNVSRKKGRPRKNVPVKEQQPEMPEVQDVGEIDTPSHADEMITAPHPAPVPDPVSAPISDSIPAQDTALDLPRMPALVPVPIPLSAPDVTPSEMKPSSEALLQEVLIEDLGPDEDEDKAVSEDKLIIDQGVEEPSAIDVAEQTKVFSDTVLASPESESLPGNLI is encoded by the exons ATGGAGGAGACGTTCGAGGAGAAAGTTCTTATGGAAGTGAAAGTCCCAGACGATGAACAAG GGATCGGACGCCGGCTCCGGGATCGAGATCTGCTGAGGAAGAGGAAAGCTGAAGCGGAGGAGCGAGCGACTAACCAGTGGGTTTATGG AGCTCAGAGCAGTAAGCGAGCAAAGCGAGAGACAAACAATGTTTCGAGGAAGAAAGGCAGACCGAGGAAGAACGTCCCTGTAAAGGAACAACAGCCAGAAATGCCTGAAGTTCAAGATGTGGGTGAAATAGATACACCCAGCCATGCAGATGAGATGATTACTGCTCCCCatcctgctcctgttcctgaTCCAGTTTCTGCTCCGATTTCTGACTCGATTCCTGCCCAAGACACGGCTCTGGATCTTCCTCGGATGCCTGCTCTGGTTCCTGTCCCTATCCCTCTTTCTGCTCCTGATGTGACTCCATCAGAGATGAAACCCAGCAGTGAAGCTCTTCTTCAAGAGGTTTTGATTGAAGATCTCGGCCCTGATGAGGATGAAGACAAAGCAGTGTCTGAAGATAAACTTATAATCGATCAAG GTGTTGAAGAACCATCAGCCATCGATGTCGCTGAACAGACTAAAGTCTTCTCAGATACAGTGTTAGCGTCACCAGAGTCTGAATCTCTACCTGGAAACTTAATCTAG
- the trmo gene encoding tRNA (adenine(37)-N6)-methyltransferase: protein MSADTCSCSEHVQWLKQQVSVMRKELRNLRQNLEGSVRAHRKHVSSLQSTLKDVVDKQQMMKKSPQPPSSSSQSAAGTELSLETGHIRTVPIGYITSCFAQKNGTPRQPTVCSSSRACLRIQSSVFNNPEHALTGLHHYSHVWLIFLFHKNGHMSYKAKVKPPRLNGEKVGVYSTRSPHRPNAIGLTLAKLHSITGDVLHLSGVDLISGTPVLDIKPYIPEYDSPITHTELNTEALILQEVPPDSPDALEEAEPADVENSLVSSSQLVEEERSGDVTGVLEELREFLLQGALCSQNSAGDKHMDTTTEEQEVEQEVEQEVEQEVEQEVEQEVEQEVEQEVIEVCKSRSSVASWIRKPPVHTLSVRFTPTAERELSNFLPPQSSETGRPKFQFLSGPEEAAAAIRGVLSADPRSVYRRKRCSDRLFFFSLDSAHITCWFGDNFAEVVRVRPVITLEP, encoded by the exons ATGTCAGCAGACACGTGCAGCTGCTCAGAACACGTGCAGTGGTTAAAACAGCAGGTTTCAGTGATGAGGAAGGAACTCAGGAACCTCAG GCAGAACTTGGAGGGTTCAGTTCGAGCCCACAGGAAACACGTGTCGTCTCTGCAGTCCACTCTGAAAGATGTCGTGGATAAACAGCAGATGATGAAGAAGAGTCCTCAACCACCATCATCTTCCTCTCAGAGTGCAGCAGGGACGGAGCTGTCATTAGAGACAG GTCATATTCGCACCGTCCCCATCGgctacatcacttcctgtttcgcTCAGAAGAACGGCACGCCGAGACAACCGACCGTCTGCAGCTCGTCTCGCGCTTGTCTGAGGATTCAGTCGTCTGTGTTCAACAACCCTGAACATGCTCTTACCGGCCTGCACCACTACTCCcatgtctg GCTTATCTTTCTCTTCCACAAGAATGGACACATGAGCTATAAAGCTAAAGTGAAGCCTCCTCGTTTAAATGGAGAGAAGGTGGGAGTTTATTCCACACGCAGTCCTCACCGGCCCAACGCCATCGGCCTCACACTCGCCAAACTCCACTCCATCACAG GTGATGTTCTGCACCTGTCAGGTGTGGATCTGATCTCCGGCACGCCTGTGCTCGATATTAAACCCTATATCCCTGAGTACGACTctcccatcacacacaccgagCTGAACACAGAGGCGCTGATCCTACAGGAAGTGCCCCCTGACTCCCCTGATGCCCTGGAGGAAGCAGAACCTGCAGATGTGGAGAACTCGCTGGTCTCCTCCTCACAActggtggaggaggagagatCAGGTGATGTTACAGGTGTGCTGGAGGAGCTGAGGGAGTTTCTCCTGCAGGGGGCACTGTGTTCCCAGAACAGTGCTGGAGATAAACACATGGACACAACCACAGAagagcaggaagtggagcaGGAAGTGGAGCAGGAAGTGGAGCAGGAAGTGGAGCAGGAAGTGGAGCAGGAAGTGGAGCAGGAAGTGGAGCAGGAAGTGATAGAGGTGTGTAAGTCGAGGAGCAGTGTCGCTTCCTGGATCAGAAAACCTCCAGTACACACACTGAGTGTGAGATTCACCCCGACTGCAGAGAGAGAACTCAGCAACTTCCTGCCTCCGCAAAGCTcag AAACAGGAAGGCCAAAGTTCCAGTTTTTATCTGGTCCAGAGGAAGCAGCCGCAGCGATCCGGGGAGTTTTATCTGCTGATCCGAGGTCCGTGTACCGGAGGAAGCGCTGCAGCGATCGTCTCTTCTTCTTCAGTCTGGATTCGGCTCACATCACCTGCTGGTTTGGAGACAACTTTGCTGAAGTTGTGCGCGTTCGGCCTGTGATCACCCTGGAGCCTTAA